One segment of Variovorax sp. PAMC28562 DNA contains the following:
- a CDS encoding ABC transporter substrate-binding protein yields the protein MYTPTLPNRVGALLVAALSLIGTAVLAQEKVLRIAMTAGDIPRTSGQPDQGYEGNRFTGVPMYDSLTQWDLTSATKASVVIPDLALSWAVDASDRTKWVFKLRPGVKFHDGSPFNADAVVWNVDKVLRKDAPQFDPAQIGVTASRMPTLRTARKIDDLTVELTTSEPDSFLPINLTNLFMASPAQWEKKLAALPATVTDKAERSKAAWTAFAADFSGTGPFKASKFVPRERLEIVKNPDYWDAARRPKIDRVVMLPLPEASSRTAALLSGQVDWIEAPAPDALEAIKGRGFKLYSNLQPHLWPWQFSMLPDSPFADKKVRYAANLCLNRTAMKELLGGLMVEATGVAEPGNPWRGNPTFQIKYDPAAAKKLMTEAGYSASKPVKVKVQTSASGSGQMQPLPMNEFIQQSLKECYFDVQFDVVEWNTLFSSWRLGAKDPGAHGAHATNVSAATMDPFFAMVRFVSTKAFPPVSNNWGYFSNPEVDALVDKARTTFDEKQRDVALANLHAKIVDEAPFLFVAHDVGPRALSPKIKGVVQPQSWFIDLATMSMD from the coding sequence ATGTACACCCCAACCTTGCCGAACCGCGTCGGCGCATTGCTGGTCGCTGCGCTGTCGCTCATCGGCACGGCAGTGCTTGCGCAAGAAAAAGTGTTGCGCATCGCCATGACCGCCGGCGACATTCCGCGCACCTCGGGCCAGCCCGATCAAGGTTACGAAGGCAATCGCTTCACCGGCGTTCCGATGTACGACAGCCTCACGCAATGGGACCTGACGTCGGCCACCAAGGCCAGCGTCGTGATTCCCGACCTGGCCCTGTCTTGGGCGGTCGATGCCTCCGACCGCACCAAGTGGGTGTTCAAGCTGCGCCCGGGCGTCAAGTTCCATGACGGCTCGCCCTTCAATGCCGACGCCGTGGTGTGGAACGTCGACAAGGTACTGCGCAAGGACGCACCCCAGTTCGACCCCGCGCAGATCGGCGTGACCGCATCGCGCATGCCGACGCTGCGCACGGCCCGCAAGATCGACGACCTGACGGTCGAGCTCACCACGTCGGAGCCCGATTCGTTTCTGCCGATCAACCTCACCAACCTCTTCATGGCCTCGCCCGCACAGTGGGAAAAGAAGCTGGCCGCCCTGCCCGCCACCGTGACCGACAAGGCCGAGCGCAGCAAGGCCGCTTGGACAGCTTTTGCCGCCGATTTCTCCGGCACCGGCCCGTTCAAGGCATCCAAGTTCGTGCCGCGCGAACGCCTTGAAATCGTGAAGAACCCGGACTACTGGGACGCCGCCCGTCGCCCCAAGATCGACCGCGTCGTGATGCTCCCGTTGCCTGAGGCGAGCTCGCGCACCGCAGCGTTGTTGTCGGGCCAGGTCGACTGGATCGAAGCGCCCGCACCGGATGCCCTCGAAGCCATCAAGGGCCGCGGCTTCAAGCTGTACTCCAACCTGCAGCCGCACCTCTGGCCATGGCAGTTCTCGATGCTCCCGGACTCGCCATTCGCCGACAAGAAGGTGCGCTACGCCGCCAACCTGTGCCTGAACCGCACCGCCATGAAAGAGCTGCTCGGCGGCCTGATGGTCGAGGCCACCGGTGTGGCCGAGCCCGGCAATCCGTGGCGCGGCAACCCGACCTTCCAGATCAAGTACGACCCGGCCGCCGCCAAGAAGCTGATGACCGAAGCGGGCTACTCTGCAAGCAAGCCGGTCAAGGTCAAGGTGCAGACCTCGGCCTCGGGCTCGGGCCAGATGCAGCCGCTGCCGATGAATGAATTCATCCAGCAAAGCCTGAAGGAGTGCTATTTCGACGTGCAGTTCGACGTCGTCGAATGGAACACGTTGTTCTCCAGCTGGCGCCTCGGCGCCAAGGACCCGGGCGCCCACGGAGCGCACGCTACCAACGTGAGCGCTGCGACCATGGACCCGTTCTTCGCGATGGTCCGCTTCGTCAGCACCAAGGCCTTCCCGCCGGTGTCGAACAACTGGGGCTACTTCAGCAACCCGGAAGTCGATGCACTGGTCGACAAGGCCCGCACCACCTTCGACGAGAAGCAGCGCGACGTGGCACTGGCCAACCTGCACGCGAAGATCGTCGACGAGGCCCCGTTCCTGTTCGTCGCTCACGACGTCGGACCGCGCGCGCTGTCGCCGAAAATCAAGGGCGTGGTGCAGCCGCAGAGCTGGTTCATCGACCTGGCAACGATGAGCATGGATTGA